In one window of Echeneis naucrates chromosome 17, fEcheNa1.1, whole genome shotgun sequence DNA:
- the ubxn7 gene encoding UBX domain-containing protein 7: MAALGDTSAPGVNGLIQQFTAITGATESVGKHMLEACNNNLEMAVTMFLDGGGIVEEPSTSSGPASSSRAPPSDEVRAPIPQKQDILVEPEPLFGVPKRRRPARSIFDGFRDFQTETIRQEQELRNGGTVDKKLSTLADLFRPPIELMHKGSFETAKDCGQLENKWLMINIQNVQDFACQCLNRDVWSNDAVKTIIREHFIFWQVYHDSEEGQRYIQFYKLNKFPYISILDPRTGQKMVEWNQLDVASFLEQATGFLAEHGQLDGPSCHAPPAKRARSESLIDASEDSQLEAAIRASLQETHYESSNVREAPDSPRSEDESDAEPFSDSEGPISVDGSDSETPVPHEEKSSASKHTPVPSTPAAQQRLHPDSSTSSHRKSPYKENNHSYKKEESKKNHLEPSGAAPRHLHPHPDSGGNHCSTEAETAGPSKTSTSNAFDVDCPDDNGPKARLMLRYPDGQREQISLSSKAKLLALVRHVQSKGYPNERFELVTNFPRRKLAHLDYDITLQEAGLCPQETVFVQERN, encoded by the exons GAGCCACAGAAAGTGTAGGGAAACATATGTTGGAAGCATGCAACAACAACCTGGAGATGGCAGTAACCATGTTTCTGGATGGAGGCGGGATTGTAGAGGAGCCCAGCACCAGCTCCGGTCCAGCTTCAAGCAGCAGAGCGCCCCCTTCAGa TGAAGTACGAGCACCTATTCCACAGAAGCAGGACATATTAGTGGAACCAGAACCATTGTTTGGAG TGCCAAAGCGGAGAAGACCTGCCCGGTCAATATTTGATGGCTTCCGAGATTtccaaacagaaacaa TCCGCCAGGAACAGGAGCTCCGTAATGGTGGGACGGTGGATAAGAAATTGAGCACCCTGGCAGACCTTTTCCGGCCTCCGATTGAGCTCATGCACAAAGGCAGCTTTGAGACG GCAAAAGACTGTGGACAGCTGGAGAACAAGTGGCTAATGATCAACATTCAAAATGTTCAGGACTTCGCCTGCCAGTGTCTGAACAGGGACGTTTGGAGTAATGATGCAGTGAAGACCATCATCAGAGAACACTTCATATTCTGGCAG GTATATCACGATAGTGAAGAGGGACAAAGATACATCCAGTTCTATAAACTGAACAAATTTCCTTACATTTCCATCCTTGACCCCCGTACAG gtcAGAAAATGGTGGAGTGGAACCAGCTGGATGTGGCATCATTCCTGGAGCAAGCCACCGGCTTCTTGGCAGAACACGGACAGCTCGATGGGCCATCCTGCCACGCACCCCCAGCCAAGCGCGCTCGCTCT GAGAGTCTGATTGATGCCAGTGAAGACAGTCAGCTGGAGGCAGCAATCCGAGCCTCCCTGCAGGAGACCCATTATGAGTCCTCAAATGTCCGCGAAGCCCCCGATTCCCCCCGGTCTGAAGATGAATCAGATGCAGAGCCTTTCTCTGACAGTGAGGGTCCCATCTCTGTTGATGGatcagacagtgaaacaccagTACCCCACGAAGAAAAAAGTTCTGCCAGCAAACACACCCCAGTCCCTTCAACCCCTGCGGCACAGCAACGTCTGCATCCCGATAGTTCAACCTCTTCCCATAGAAAGTCTCCATACAAGGAAAACAACCATAGTTACAAGAAAGAGGAGAGCAAAAAGAACCACCTGGAGCCTTCGGGTGCGGCTCCtcgtcatcttcatcctcacccAGATTCTGGAGGAAATCACTGCTCCACGGAGGCAGAAACCGCTGGACCATCAAAAACCAGCACCTCTAACGCTTTTGATGTGGACTGTCCTGATGACAACG GCCCCAAAGCCAGGTTGATGCTCCGTTACccagatggacagagagagcaaaTTTCCTTGTCATCTAAAGCAAAACTTTTG GCCCTGGTAAGACATGTGCAGTCCAAAGGTTACCCTAACGAACGCTTCGAACTCGTCACCAATTTTCCCAGAAGGAAGCTTGCCCACTTGGACTATGACATCACACTGCAAGAGGCGGGTCTTTGTCCACAAGAGACTGTATTTGTGCAGGAGAGGAACTAG
- the tfa gene encoding transferrin-a, producing MKPLLLVSLLGCWAAAVVAAPADTVKWCVTSEQESRKCLDLAAAAPSFSCVRKESTLDCIIAIKAGEADAITVDGGDIYTAGLNNYNLHPIIAEDYGPSSDTCYYAVAVAKKGTGFGFHDLRGKKTCHTGLGKSAGWNIPIGTLVSMGLIPWEGIEDKPVEEAVSEYFLKSCVPGALRPKLCELCKGDCSRSHREPYYDYGGAFQCLVEDKGEVAFVKHLTVPDSEKANYELLCKDNTRAPIDSYKTCNLAKVPAHAVVTRKDPQLAELIWNKLQSVQGFNLFSSQAYAPAKNLMFKDSATGLVRLPPTMDSFLYLGAEYMSIVRSLKKEQTPGTASKAIKWCAVGHAETTKCDEWTINSVGPDGSAVECQSAPSVEECLKKIMRKEADAMAVDGGQVYTAGKCGLVPAMVEQYDETQCGSTDGPASSYYAVAVVKKGSDVTWENLKGKRSCHTGMGRTAGWNIPMGHIHKRQNDCDFTKFFSSGCAPGADPSSPFCAQCVGSRKTVGDEAKCKASAEEQYYGYAGAFRCLVEGNGDVAFIKHTIVGENSDGHGPAWANGVNSADYALICPGKGQVAIEEYLTCNLAKVPAHAVVTRPESRAEVIRVLQDQQAKFGNSGADGVFKMFQSAGGKNLLFKDSTKCLQEIPSGFNYEQFLGQEYMNAMSSLRQCSESTPELEKSCTFHSCQQKN from the exons ATGAAGCCTCTCCTCCTTGTGTCGCTGCTCGGCTGTTGGG CCGCCGCCGTGGTCGCGGCCCCAGCTGACACGGTGAAATGGTGCGTCACTTCGGAGCAGGAGTCTCGGAAATGTTTGGATCTGGCCGCCGCCGCTCCGAGCTTCTCCTGCGTCCGGAAGGAAAGCACCCTCGACTGTATCATCGCGATCAAG GCTGGTGAGGCAGATGCCATCACTGTGGATGGAGGGGACATCTACACAGCTGGGCTGAACAACTACAACCTGCATCCCATTATTGCTGAGGACTACGGCCCCT CTTCAGACACCTGCTACTACGCTGTCGCTGTGGCAAAGAAGGGCACAGGATTTGGCTTCCACGACCTCCGCGGGAAGAAAACTTGCCACACTGGCTTGGGGAAGTCGGCAGGCTGGAACATTCCCATAGGAACTCTGGTGTCCATGGGTTTAATTCCATGGGAAGGTATTGAGGATAAACCAGTGGAAGAGG CGGTGAGTGAATACTTCCTGAAAAGCTGCGTCCCAGGAGCATTGAGGCCCAAACTGTGTGAGCTGTGCAAGGGAGACTGCTCCAGGTCCCACAGGGAGCCTTACTATGATTACGGCGGTGCTTTCCA GTGCCTGGTGGAGGACAAAGGAGAAGTGGCTTTTGTGAAACACCTCACTGTCCCAG ATTCTGAAAAGGCCAACTATGAGCTGCTGTGTAAGGATAACACCAGAGCACCTATTGACTCCTACAAAACCTGCAACCTGGCCAAGGTGCCTGCCCATGCTGTGGTCACCCGCAAAGACCCACAGCTGGCTGAGTTAATCTGGAACAAACTCCAGTCCGTACAG ggcTTTAACCTCTTCTCATCTCAAGCCTATGCACCTGCCAAAAACCTGATGTTCAAGGACTCAGCAACAGGGCTGGTTCGACTGCCCCCAACCATGGACTCCTTCTTGTATCTAGGTGCTGAATACATGAGCATCGTTCGATCCCTTAAGAAAG AGCAGACACCAGGCACCGCATCCAAGGCCATTAAATGGTGCGCCGTGGGACATGCTGAGACCACCAAGTGTGACGAGTGGACCATCAACAGTGTTGGCCCTGATGGCTCTGCCGTTGAATGCCAGTCTGCCCCCTCAGTTGAAGAGTGCCTGAAAAAGATTATG CGTAAAGAGGCTGACGCAATGGCGGTGGATGGAGGACAGGTGTACACAGCTGGAAAGTGTGGTCTGGTTCCTGCTATGGTGGAGCAGTATGATGAAA CGCAGTGTGGCAGCACTGATG GGCCAGCCTCCTCTTACTATGCTGTTGCTGTGGTGAAGAAAGGTTCAGATGTGACTTGGGAAAACCTGAAGGGCAAGAGGTCTTGCCACACAGGCATGGGCAGAACTGCAGGCTGGAACATCCCAATGGGTCACATCCACAAAAGGCAAAATGACTGCGACTTCA CAAAGTTCTTCTCGAGTGGCTGTGCTcctggagccgatcccagctctCCATTCTGTGCTCAGTGCGTTGGCAGTCGCAAAACTGTCGGTGATGAGGCCAAATGCAAAGCAAGTGCTGAAGAGCAGTATTACGGCTATGCTGGAGCCTTTAG ATGTCTCGTGGAGGGTAACGGTGATGTTGCcttcatcaaacacacaatcGTCGGTGAAAACAGTGATG GTCATGGTCCAGCATGGGCTAACGGTGTGAATTCTGCTGATTATGCGCTGATCTGCCCTGGAAAGGGTCAGGTGGCAATTGAAGAGTACCTCACATGCAACCTGGCTAAGGTGCCCGCCCACGCTGTGGTGACACGTCCAGAGAGCCGCGCTGAAGTGATCCGTGTTCTCCAGGACCAGCAG GCCAAGTTTGGAAACAGTGGTGCTGATGGCGTATTTAAGATGTTCCAGTCAGCAGGAGGAAAGAACCTGCTCTTCAAAGACTCCACCAAATGTCTGCAGGAGATTCCCTCTGGATTCAACTACGAACAGTTTTTGGGACAAGAGTACATGAATGCCATGAGTTCACTCAGACAGTGCAGTGAATCCACTCCAG AGCTGGAGAAATCTTGCACTTTCCATTCCTGTCAGCAAAAAAACTAG